The Daphnia pulicaria isolate SC F1-1A chromosome 12, SC_F0-13Bv2, whole genome shotgun sequence genome contains a region encoding:
- the LOC124316336 gene encoding alpha-(1,3)-fucosyltransferase C-like, producing MRAGRRLSTLRSKFQLLSVRFLVLVLTCLFLIYHTTLVRDDRQFYPVGKPIENYNLVERYEQEKLLLDVDDPPFKRILFWNDYWGIPDFRLGIGRNAFRKWGCPVWQCETSTNRTDVHDYDAVIFHMRGSWNPNDLPQRRSPQQRYVFWILESAGWFKFLDTSPLGNFFNWTLTYRWDSDMVMPYGYVRPTGQVPLHPSENQLKQLMSSQKVNYASSKTKMAAWFVSNCRTQTSSRNELIKVLKKYIEIDVYGSCGNKKCPKEVGVDNSSEDCRDMAGQNYKFYMALENTLCRDYITEKFFGMLHRPIIPVVFGLHDHYDQMAPPHSFINAAKFENMRQLADYLILLDRNDTLYNEYFWWKPHFESRYKQKDVNIGMCHLCASLHNKNLPPKVYPNMTRWWDERSACINSPPIS from the exons ATGAGAGCTGGACGACGCCTATCTACTCTCCGTTCCAAATTTCAGTTGTTGAGTGTTCGTTTCCTTGTATTAGTGTTGACATGTCTGTTCTTAATTTACCACACAACTCTCGTGCGTGATGACCGGCAATTTTATCCAGTAGGAAAACCGATTGAAAACTACAATTTAGTGGAGAGATATGAGCAGGAGAAATTGTTATTGGATGTTGACGACCCACCTTTCAAGCGAATTCTATTCTGGAATGAT TATTGGGGTATCCCCGATTTCCGGCTCGGAATCGGCCGCAACGCCTTCCGCAAATGGGGCTGTCCCGTCTGGCAATGCGAAACGTCGACCAATCGAACGGACGTCCACGACTACGACGCGGTCATCTTCCACATGCGAGGCAGTTGGAATCCCAACGACTTGCCCCAACGTCGATCACCTCAGCAGCGCTACGTTTTCTGGATTTTAGAATCCGCTGGATGGTTTAAATTTTTAGACACGAGTCCATTGGGGAATTTCTTCAACTGGACCTTGACTTATCGATGGGACTCGGACATGGTGATGCCTTACGGTTATGTGAGACCCACTGGCCAGGTCCCACTTCATCCCAGTGAAAACCAATTGAAACAATTAATGTCCAGTCAGAAAGTGAATTATGCGTCCAGTAAAACGAAAATGGCCGCTTGGTTCGTCTCAAACTGCCGTACTCAAACCAGTAGTAGAAACGAGCTGATCAAAGTGCTCAAAAAGTACATTGAAATCGATGTTTACGGCTCCTGCGGGAACAAGAAGTGTCCGAAGGAGGTGGGCGTTGATAATTCGAGCGAAGACTGCCGAGACATGGCCGGCCAAAATTACAAATTCTACATGGCCCTGGAGAATACGCTGTGTCGCGACTACATTACTGAAAA GTTTTTCGGTATGCTTCATCGTCCGATCATCCCGGTCGTCTTTGGCCTTCACGATCATTACGACCAGATGGCGCCACCGCATTCCTTCATTAACGcggcaaaatttgaaaacatgaGGCAACTGGCCGATTACCTGATTCTCCTCGACAGGAACGACACGCTGTACAACGAGTACTTTTGGTGGAAGCCTCACTTTGAATCCCGCTACAAGCAAAAGGACGTCAACATTGGCATGTGTCACCTGTGCGCCTCACTCCACAACAAGAACTTGCCACCGAAAGTCTACCCGAACATGACCCGCTGGTGGGATGAACGATCGGCCTGCATCAATTCACCTCCAATTTCATGA
- the LOC124316728 gene encoding alpha-(1,3)-fucosyltransferase C-like, translating into MALNKKRFSKLLFLVILNTLVILLVSNGNWTEDTQSNIDRRDGHQQSYNVSTDVHWRLPSKIKSILFWNSPRRSEMTIFGTGHDTFVQHGCPVSDCEIVNSPHQYPGRPLDSYDAIIFNFNDEFWLTKRPIFNRQPHQRFIFFTQEPPPSIKPMNISGYRNYFNWTMTYRMDSDIRFLYGRIRPKPSAPKTMEETEARMKESTRQLMLNKRKINRRKKKEKKLVAAMISHCKTDGQREQYIKQLRKHVKVDVFGWCNHGERHKMLHCDTDELLSSTPECYNMLDSNYKFYLSFENAICPDYVTEKFFQIMSLRDIVPVVYGGVDYAQLAPEHSYIDARQFEPEQLAAYLKKLAANETLYNEYLWWKDDYVVEAGMEQMVSRGFCDLCRKLHEANQEPKMYTSMASRWNPARCQRPKHGGTKTNNKQQKLTRNLSAVSAFSAMDLLSHRNRTNQYSED; encoded by the coding sequence ATGGCCTTAAACAAGAAACGATTCTCCAAATTGCTTTTCCTTGTCATTTTAAACACGCTGGTGATTTTGCTCGTGAGTAACGGCAATTGGACGGAAGACACACAAAGCAACATAGATCGTCGTGATGGCCACCAGCAATCGTATAACGTCAGCACTGATGTCCATTGGCGTTTACCGTCGAAAATCAAATCGATCCTATTTTGGAACTCGCCCAGGCGATCCGAGATGACTATTTTCGGCACTGGGCACGACACTTTTGTCCAGCACGGATGCCCAGTCAGCGACTGCGAAATCGTCAACAGTCCGCATCAGTATCCGGGCCGGCCACTCGACTCGTACGACGCCATCATCTTCAATTTCAACGACGAATTTTGGTTGACTAAACGGCCAATTTTCAATCGCCAACCTCACCAGCGGTTCATCTTCTTCACGCAGGAACCGCCGCCGTCCATTAAGCCAATGAACATCTCCGGATACCGAAACTACTTCAACTGGACCATGACCTACCGGATGGACTCGGACATTCGTTTCCTGTACGGGCGGATCCGCCCGAAACCGTCGGCACCCAAAACGATGGAAGAAACGGAGGCCAGAATGAAAGAATCGACTCGCCAGTTGATGTTgaacaaacgaaaaattaacagaaggaagaagaaagagaagaaattggTGGCCGCCATGATCTCCCACTGCAAAACGGACGGCCAGCGGGAACAGTACATCAAACAATTGAGGAAACACGTCAAAGTCGACGTCTTCGGATGGTGCAATCACGGCGAACGGCACAAAATGCTTCACTGCGACACGGACGAGCTTTTATCGTCGACTCCCGAGTGTTACAACATGCTGGACTCCAATTACAAATTTTACTTGTCCTTTGAGAACGCCATTTGTCCTGATTATGTGACGGAAAAATTCTTTCAGATCATGAGCCTGCGGGATATTGTGCCCGTGGTTTACGGAGGTGTCGACTACGCCCAATTGGCACCGGAGCATTCGTACATCGATGCCCGGCAGTTCGAACCAGAACAATTGGCCGCCTATCTTAAGAAATTGGCCGCCAACGAGACGCTGTACAACGAGTATCTGTGGTGGAAGGACGACTACGTCGTCGAGGCCGGCATGGAGCAAATGGTCAGTCGCGGATTCTGCGATCTCTGCCGGAAACTGCACGAAGCTAATCAGGAGCCGAAAATGTACACGTCGATGGCTTCACGTTGGAATCCTGCCCGTTGCCAGCGTCCCAAACATGGTGGTACGAAGACCAATAATAAGCAACAAAAACTGACGAGAAATTTGAGCGCAGTGTCGGCATTCAGTGCAATGGATCTGTTATCGCACCGCAATAGAACGAACCAATACAGCGAAGATTAG